TCCGGCGCAGGAGGAGAGAAGCTGCGGTAAAGACAGCGCGCGGAGGCCGGAGAGGCGACTTTAACAGCCGTGTACTCAGTGGACTCCTCCCCCTGCTGCAGCCTCAATCACTCCCCGACAGAAAACGTTCAGAGCCGGGAGCATGTCTGCGGACGTGGCGGTGTCTCTGTCGGTGCTGGTGGGGGTCGTGGCTCTGAGCGAAGTGACCCGCAGGTTGTGTAGCAGAGCTCTCACGGACACCGGACTCAGTGTGTACGCCGTGGAGCTCGTTTCTACCTTCCAGCTTTGCTGCTGCACCCACGAGCTCAAACTGCTGTCAGAGGTGGGCGGGATCGAGCCTCGCCTCGCGCTCACCTTCACCTACCTGGCTGCTGTGGTCCACGGGCTCACCTTCAACGGGGCCATAGGAAACCCCTCCGGTGCGCTCGAGCACGCGTACCACGCAAAGCTCTCGTGCGGATCCGCACTGCGGAGAATCGCGTGCCAGTtcgctgctgccgctgctgcaCGAGCAGCGGTGCCGATGATCTGGGGTATGGGTTTGTCAGGGCTGCACGTGAGGCACAAGCTCCTCGGGTTCCGGTGCATCAGCCCCATTCACGCGCCCCTGCTCACAGCAGCCACGGTGGAGCTCGGCTGTGCCTTTGCGGTTCAGAGTGCTATCACGCGCACGAGATCCGTGGAGGAGAAATACCGCGTGCACGCTGTAGCTGCAGTCATTGCCACAGTGGTTTATGCAGGTAAGACGGAGAAAAACGAAGTAATACATGCACACAAACGTATTTTTGGTTTTTACATGTTGACTCACTCCAGAATGTTTTTCAGTtctcactgaaaaaaatatgtgccaTCATAACTATAAActaataaacacttaaaaacactCACAAAAGTATTGATGAtgcacacaaaaatattttaatcagaaGAGGCCTTCATTAatattttgattgaaaaaaatctgtattttttcatttaaaaaaatcatatgttGACATTTAAGTGCAAAACATGCAACACGCATTTACAAAGGGCTCTACATTTGTAAATCACACTGcatttgcattgttttatttttttaaattaaaccttACTGGGTCAGGACAGTCAGTAAAACATCAGTTGTCACATCAAGTCAGCAGTATAGAACACAGATAATTGCacataaaagtgacaaaaaataatcatataCAACAATACGTTTTAAAATATTGCAGCGTTAAGACTGACAAACAAAGCGTTATAATAAATCATTGAAGTTTTAAGAGTTTCACAGTAATTTAATTATGGTTTTTGAATTAACTCATCCTAATAAATGTTCacttatttttaattgaaataagGTTTAAAGTATCTGTTTAAGTTTTGAATTCTActctacataagccaatgtagctcaGTAagttttagcaatgtgagcttttgcAAACAGAACTAAAGCTAATGtcgctatgtagataacatagctacgaAGCTTATATAGCTGCTTTGGGAGCTTTTGCTATGCTGCTTTGTAGTCTACATTGTCATCTATAGCCTAGCtagcttaagcaatgtgagctatagcttacttagctacatagataaattatctacatatctatgttaGCTATGCAGCTCCAACATCTATAGCCACGTTAACTTGAGCAACATggttttagcaaacatagctaaagtttaCTTTGCTATGTAGatacgtagctaatgtagctatgttatctccATCACTTAAGCAGCCAACAAAAACCGTGTGAGCTATGCTTGCatcatttgaatattttcatggaggagGAGCTTTTTTACCTGTAAGAAGACTGTTTGCTCCTCTTTAACAAAActtattaacacattttaaaacagaaatgatgtttttaaatatttacgatattctttatttgatttttttaagtgggGAAACCGAAGCACTCGGGGAAAACCCTAACCACCCAGAAGTCCACATGAGAGCTCACATGTACTTCTGTGTGGTCTTATAGGGGCCCATCATCAGTTGTTGATGACAGACCCCTGGAGACCCTCCTCACAGCTGAGACTCTGTGCGCCAAGATCCCAAAGACACCCAGCTACACAAAATCACTGCTATAAGAAGGGTCAGTCCCACCCGCCCACCCAAACTGCAGATCACCTAACTAAATAAGTCCTTGATAAAATCAATGGCACGTTGGGCGAACTTTCTGATGCCACTGATTTCTTTTGGCCCCAGGCGTTTTTTCAGAGTCTCCACCACAAAATTATTGATGGATTCAGACTGATTCAGCATCTTCCTCCAGAGCATCTTGCCGTATTTCTTGCTCAGGTCCTTGTGCACCTTCATGCAAACCTTTATAACACTCTTTTGTGTTAGCTCAATAATGATGCCCGATGCTCTGACCTCCGTGAAAAGCATGTCTTTTAAAGTCCTTTCCAGAGCTTGGTACTTCTCATGTGATGGACTAATGGCTACATCTTTCATAACCATACCCAACAGCTCATGCACAATTAATTCACAAGCTGTCACATCCCACTTTTGGCTGGATGAGGTTTTGGGGTCACCGTTTTCATACTCAAACTCTGATAAagcttcatcatcttcatcagagTCTAATATGTTAGTAGGTAAcctgtcatcatcatcacataGATTCCTGTTATCCTCAGGTGTGGAAGCTTTAACTGTTGGGGCCATTTCTTCATGCAAAGTTTCCTCTGCCATGTCTTCAACCACAGCTTCAGGACAGTGAGTTATGATAGTAATAAGTGAATGATAAGTGGAATAATCATCCAAATTATCCTCATTCTCACTATCGTCCTCAGGTGTGATGGGTCTAACTGTCAAGGTTTGGTCTTCATCCAGAACTTCTGCTGGCTCAGATACCCGGCAATCCGTATCCACCGGAAGAGAGGCCACGACTTCATCAATCTTCCTTACCGTGCTGCTAACATTGTCCTTCCCTTTTAGATGTCGCCATGCCCCTTTTTTAAGCCACCTCCACATCCGCTGCAGAAAAGAGTCGACTTCAGGCTTGACCTCTGCCTGTATTTCGAAATCAGTGAACTCATCAGTGGCTTCTACCGATGATTTCAGGTGATCCGAAAGGACGTCGATTAGCTCCTTTGTAACAGTGCTGTGCAGACTGCTGGAGCTACTACTGAAAATCCTCTCATACAGGCAAACCTCCTCTTCACCTTTGTCTTCAACTCTGATGATCATATCTTCCACCAACTCATGCACGCTATGAATGAGCTTTTCGGTCGATTCCTTATTATCTTTTGTTTGGCTGAACATAAGTTTGCTCTTTAATTTGGCCACCATGTTCAAGACTGACTCCCGAACATAATGGCCAACAAAGAAAG
This region of Cheilinus undulatus linkage group 2, ASM1832078v1, whole genome shotgun sequence genomic DNA includes:
- the aqp11 gene encoding aquaporin-11 isoform X2; protein product: MSADVAVSLSVLVGVVALSEVTRRLCSRALTDTGLSVYAVELVSTFQLCCCTHELKLLSEVGGIEPRLALTFTYLAAVVHGLTFNGAIGNPSGALEHAYHAKLSCGSALRRIACQFAAAAAARAAVPMIWGMGLSGLHVRHKLLGFRCISPIHAPLLTAATVELGCAFAVQSAITRTRSVEEKYRVHAVAAVIATVVYAGVEALTVGAISSCKVSSAMSSTTASGQ
- the aqp11 gene encoding aquaporin-11 isoform X1 codes for the protein MSADVAVSLSVLVGVVALSEVTRRLCSRALTDTGLSVYAVELVSTFQLCCCTHELKLLSEVGGIEPRLALTFTYLAAVVHGLTFNGAIGNPSGALEHAYHAKLSCGSALRRIACQFAAAAAARAAVPMIWGMGLSGLHVRHKLLGFRCISPIHAPLLTAATVELGCAFAVQSAITRTRSVEEKYRVHAVAAVIATVVYAGGGMTGAVFNPALAFSTQFPCSGNSFLEYCLVYWVGPLLGMMSSVLLFDKIVPVMSGKSSSLHLPLDSKKKT